The genomic DNA GGGCTGTTCGGCCTCGGCGCGTTCTTTCAGCAGGCGTTCAACGCCTCGCTCCTAGACGAGCCGGTCGACCCGGAGGCTTCGGCACTCACGGTCGCCCCGCTCGCGGAGCCGTTCGACATCTGACCACCGCCTCACTGGCGGCAGTCGCGGCGCGGCCCCTTCGCGGGGGCCGCGCCTTCTGCGTTGCAGGTCCGGCCGTTCAAGGGCCGAGGCGACGACCCACCGCCCCCACCGTGCCGTCCGGCGCGCGCAGGAGGCGGGAGCGCAAGGTCACGGCGATGCCGTCCACCTCGGCCAGAACCGTGGTGTCCCATACGTCCGACACGAAGCCCGCCCCCGGCGGCACCCCCAGACCCGCCCTCGCGAGGTCCTCTGGCACGAGCGGCATGCCGCTCCGCGCCCGCGCCGCGACGAGGCGTTTCGCCGCGGCCGGGTTGGCGAGCACCGCGGCGAGCACCGGCTCGCCGGCCGAGGCGAGGTTCACGTCGCGCCCGCCTCCGAACGGCACCAGCACGCCGAACCCTTCCTCCTCGGGCGGCGGGGGCAGGGCGTCCACGTGGGGCTTCAGGGCAGCGAGGGCCTCGGGGTCGAGCAGGTCGCCGAGGTCGCCGAGCCCCGCGATCGCCCCCCCCTGCGCCATGCGCGCGGCGAGCCGGGGGCCGATCTCCGCTGGCAGGCCCAGGGCGGCAAGGAGCCGCGCGAGGGTCTGCAGTTCCACGAGGTTGCCTCCTTGCGCGAGGCGGTTCAGGTCGTAACGCGCCTGGGCGTCCTCGACCGCCACCGCGAAGCGGCCCGCGGGCAGCTCCACCGCCTCCTGGATCACTCCGAGCGCCCAAGGCTCCGCTACGTGGTCCACCTCGGGCGCCTCCTCCTTGTCGCGGCGCAGGGCGGCCGTCACCGACGCCTCGCCGCCGAATGCAAGCGCGCGGGCCTGCGCCGCCGAGGCGAGACGCCGTGCGTCGTCGATCG from Jannaschia sp. W003 includes the following:
- a CDS encoding general secretion pathway protein GspK, translating into MTAPPAPREREDGVVLVNVLVVLALAATMVALMLQTQEGAIDDARRLASAAQARALAFGGEASVTAALRRDKEEAPEVDHVAEPWALGVIQEAVELPAGRFAVAVEDAQARYDLNRLAQGGNLVELQTLARLLAALGLPAEIGPRLAARMAQGGAIAGLGDLGDLLDPEALAALKPHVDALPPPPEEEGFGVLVPFGGGRDVNLASAGEPVLAAVLANPAAAKRLVAARARSGMPLVPEDLARAGLGVPPGAGFVSDVWDTTVLAEVDGIAVTLRSRLLRAPDGTVGAVGRRLGP